One Nitrospira sp. DNA segment encodes these proteins:
- the shc gene encoding squalene--hopene cyclase codes for MNIIKALFNRLSDSLLSTVQGRLDPATEFTPVAPLRLVSDKPVVLPSLDSSSVARRPIGHAVSQPDAVDDAIRRSQSWFFSRQHAEGYWVAELEADTTLTSEYLMLRRFLDRVDPDREVKAVRYLKAMQLPDGGWPIYYGGPAEISASVKAYFALKLSGVSADEPFMVRAKERILAMGGVLQANVFTKITLALFDQYDWEGVPHMPVELMLLPKKFYFSIYAISYWSRAVLIPLLIVFAHRPVCRIPREQGIDELYPNPRAEVRYWKYPPFNKDQAWFTPHNFFVALDAMLKLYDRMPMRVLREKALHKATCWMVDHLKGSGGLGAIYPAMANSIMALECLGYDADDPLVVKALREIEELEVYDSAMIDGEVVPTLHLQPCFSPVWDTALLVNALVEAGVSQEHPALQKAGRYLMSRQTKVVGDWIISSPNAEPGGWYFQFENELYPDVDDSAVVIMALSKVKIPGQEGGLNDSIRRGMRWVLAMQGSDGGWGAYDKDNNRVVFNYIPFADHKALLDPSTSDLAGRCLEMLGALGYDKSHPAAGPALAFLRKEQEEDGSWYGRWGINYIYGTWSVLAGLRAIGEDLSTPSIRRAVAWLESKQNPDGGWGESCLSYTDGLEHHGTGKSTPSQTAWALMALMSAGAIDSFSVARGVQFLLRRQMKDGSWEEIAHTGTGFPRVFYLRYHWYCQYFPLWALAMYRNLRSRGKMRADELRHHIQGTDFYRSKH; via the coding sequence ATGAATATCATTAAGGCGCTATTCAACCGACTCTCTGACAGTCTGCTCTCGACCGTTCAGGGACGACTCGATCCCGCGACGGAGTTTACCCCTGTCGCTCCGCTTCGATTGGTTTCGGATAAGCCTGTTGTTCTGCCTTCGTTGGATTCTTCCTCCGTCGCTCGTCGGCCCATCGGCCATGCCGTCAGTCAACCCGATGCCGTGGATGACGCGATCAGGCGGAGTCAATCATGGTTCTTCAGCCGCCAACATGCCGAAGGGTACTGGGTTGCTGAGCTGGAAGCAGACACCACTCTGACCTCCGAGTACTTGATGCTGCGCCGATTTCTCGATCGGGTTGATCCTGATCGAGAGGTGAAGGCTGTCCGATACCTCAAGGCGATGCAACTCCCCGACGGCGGATGGCCGATCTACTATGGTGGCCCGGCGGAGATCAGCGCATCGGTCAAGGCATATTTTGCTCTCAAGTTGAGTGGGGTGTCGGCGGATGAACCGTTTATGGTTCGGGCCAAAGAACGGATTCTGGCGATGGGCGGCGTCCTACAGGCCAACGTGTTTACGAAAATCACGCTGGCCCTATTCGATCAGTACGATTGGGAAGGCGTTCCCCATATGCCGGTCGAACTGATGTTGTTGCCGAAGAAGTTCTACTTCAGTATCTATGCGATCTCCTATTGGTCGCGGGCCGTGCTGATTCCTTTGCTCATTGTATTCGCGCACCGACCGGTCTGTCGGATCCCGCGCGAACAAGGCATTGACGAGTTGTACCCCAATCCGCGCGCAGAGGTTCGCTATTGGAAATACCCTCCATTCAATAAGGATCAGGCCTGGTTCACTCCGCATAACTTCTTCGTGGCATTGGATGCGATGTTGAAACTGTATGACCGGATGCCCATGCGGGTGTTACGAGAAAAGGCGTTGCATAAAGCAACTTGTTGGATGGTGGATCATCTCAAAGGGTCCGGGGGACTCGGTGCCATTTATCCGGCGATGGCGAACTCCATCATGGCGCTTGAATGCTTAGGGTACGACGCTGATGACCCACTGGTCGTCAAGGCACTTCGCGAGATCGAAGAATTGGAGGTCTACGATTCCGCGATGATCGACGGTGAAGTCGTCCCCACCCTTCATCTCCAGCCCTGTTTTTCTCCTGTTTGGGACACAGCGTTGCTCGTGAACGCTCTGGTCGAGGCGGGGGTGTCTCAGGAGCATCCTGCGCTCCAAAAGGCGGGCAGGTATCTCATGTCCAGGCAAACCAAGGTCGTGGGGGATTGGATTATCTCCTCGCCAAACGCGGAACCGGGCGGGTGGTACTTTCAGTTTGAGAACGAATTGTACCCGGATGTTGACGATTCTGCCGTGGTCATCATGGCGCTGTCGAAAGTGAAGATCCCGGGCCAGGAAGGGGGACTGAACGATTCCATTCGTCGTGGCATGCGATGGGTGCTGGCGATGCAGGGCTCCGACGGCGGCTGGGGCGCCTATGATAAAGACAACAATCGCGTTGTCTTTAATTATATTCCGTTCGCGGACCACAAGGCGTTGTTGGACCCCAGTACCTCCGATTTAGCCGGGCGATGTCTGGAGATGCTCGGCGCATTAGGATACGACAAGAGCCATCCAGCCGCCGGACCGGCCTTGGCTTTTCTGAGGAAAGAGCAGGAGGAAGACGGCAGTTGGTATGGACGGTGGGGAATCAATTACATTTATGGGACTTGGTCTGTCTTGGCTGGGTTGAGAGCCATCGGTGAAGATCTCTCGACGCCTTCTATTCGCCGGGCGGTTGCTTGGCTGGAATCGAAACAGAATCCTGACGGTGGGTGGGGTGAGTCCTGTCTCTCCTATACGGACGGTCTGGAGCATCACGGTACGGGGAAGAGCACGCCCTCGCAAACAGCATGGGCGTTGATGGCCCTGATGTCGGCCGGAGCGATTGATTCCTTCAGTGTCGCGCGGGGAGTGCAATTCCTCCTTCGCCGTCAAATGAAGGATGGATCATGGGAAGAAATTGCTCATACCGGCACGGGATTTCCGCGCGTGTTTTATCTTCGGTATCATTGGTATTGTCAGTATTTCCCGCTGTGGGCTCTGGCGATGTACCGTAATCTCCGTTCTCGTGGGAAGATGCGGGCAGACGAACTTCGACATCACATTCAAGGAACTGACTTTTACCGGTCCAAGCATTGA
- a CDS encoding MlaE family lipid ABC transporter permease subunit, translating into MTLLELVGRWALTSVAEMGRMLIFVAASFAWLARPPLRGMQFVKQLHFIGYKSTFVVVLTAAFTGMVLALQGYYTLRKFGSEGLLGSAVALSMIRELGPVLAALMVTARAGSAITAEIGIMRITEQIDALDTMAVNPLQYLIAPKLVAGLIGVPLLVAIFDVVGIYGGHLVGVDLLGVSAGSYWNSIEAAVEWKDVYGGVLKSISFGLIVSWVCCYKGFYTKMSAEGLGTATTEAVVLSSVLILIWDYFLTSLLL; encoded by the coding sequence ATGACGCTACTCGAACTCGTGGGCCGATGGGCTCTTACCTCTGTGGCGGAAATGGGCCGGATGCTGATCTTCGTGGCGGCGTCCTTCGCCTGGTTGGCGCGTCCGCCGTTGCGGGGCATGCAATTCGTCAAGCAACTCCACTTCATCGGCTACAAGTCGACGTTTGTTGTCGTGTTGACGGCGGCGTTCACCGGGATGGTGTTGGCGCTACAAGGTTACTACACGCTGCGAAAGTTCGGCTCTGAAGGGCTGTTAGGTTCCGCGGTGGCGCTCAGCATGATTCGCGAGTTGGGTCCGGTTTTGGCTGCACTCATGGTGACGGCGCGCGCCGGTTCCGCTATAACGGCGGAAATCGGCATTATGCGGATCACGGAACAGATCGACGCGCTCGATACCATGGCCGTCAACCCGCTCCAATACCTGATCGCGCCGAAACTCGTCGCCGGTTTGATCGGCGTGCCGTTGTTGGTCGCGATCTTCGATGTGGTGGGAATCTACGGTGGTCACCTTGTTGGGGTGGATCTGCTCGGTGTCAGCGCCGGTTCGTACTGGAATTCCATCGAGGCCGCTGTCGAGTGGAAAGACGTCTATGGCGGCGTTCTCAAATCCATTAGTTTCGGTCTGATCGTAAGCTGGGTCTGTTGCTACAAAGGCTTTTACACCAAGATGAGTGCCGAAGGGCTCGGCACCGCCACGACCGAGGCGGTCGTGTTGTCATCGGTCTTGATTCTCATCTGGGATTATTTCCTGACGTCGTTGCTGTTGTAA
- a CDS encoding ABC transporter ATP-binding protein — MLKLEGVTKTLGGQLVLQGIDLVVPKGKLTTIIGRSGEGKSVLLKHMIGLLQPDSGQVWVDGVEISRLRGHALNEVRKRFAMLFQGAALFDSLTVFENVAFPLRERLRIKGQEVTARVEEKLDQVGLAGMGHKFPAELSGGMRKRAGLARALVMQPEIMLFDEPTTGLDPLMAKSIHDLITSMQRKFGFTAVMVSHEIPEIFGISDYVAMLKRGKIAAMAEPAEFQRTTDSEIREFISVGGTVPMMKAFDGS; from the coding sequence ATGCTGAAGCTCGAGGGAGTCACGAAAACGTTGGGCGGTCAGCTGGTCTTGCAGGGCATTGATCTCGTTGTCCCTAAAGGAAAGCTCACGACGATCATCGGTCGGAGCGGTGAAGGCAAGAGTGTGCTGCTGAAGCATATGATCGGACTCCTCCAACCTGATTCCGGACAAGTGTGGGTCGATGGGGTCGAGATTTCTCGGCTCCGCGGCCATGCGCTCAACGAGGTCCGGAAGCGGTTTGCGATGCTGTTCCAGGGGGCGGCGCTGTTCGATTCACTGACTGTTTTCGAAAACGTGGCGTTCCCCCTTAGAGAAAGGCTCAGGATCAAAGGTCAGGAGGTGACCGCCCGTGTGGAAGAGAAGTTGGATCAAGTGGGTCTGGCCGGGATGGGACACAAGTTCCCTGCGGAACTCAGCGGGGGCATGCGGAAACGCGCCGGCCTGGCACGTGCGTTGGTGATGCAACCGGAGATCATGCTGTTCGACGAGCCCACGACGGGTCTTGATCCGCTGATGGCCAAATCGATTCACGATCTTATCACGAGCATGCAGCGGAAGTTTGGGTTCACTGCCGTGATGGTGAGCCATGAGATTCCCGAGATATTCGGGATCTCGGATTATGTCGCGATGTTAAAACGTGGGAAAATAGCCGCGATGGCAGAGCCGGCTGAATTTCAACGGACGACCGACTCTGAAATCAGAGAATTCATCTCAGTCGGTGGGACGGTGCCGATGATGAAGGCGTTCGACGGATCATAG
- the mlaD gene encoding outer membrane lipid asymmetry maintenance protein MlaD codes for MEKGKLELIVGVFVLVGIVCLGYLSIKLGKLELIGGDVYEVDALFNSATGLKAGATVEVAGVEVGRVKTIRLKEDRAMVSLAVQTGTKLYSDTIASIKTRGIIGEKYLALSPGGGGDPLKPGDVIRDTESGLDLEELVSQYVHGKVN; via the coding sequence GTGGAAAAAGGTAAGCTCGAATTAATCGTCGGTGTGTTTGTGCTGGTCGGGATTGTCTGTCTAGGCTATCTCTCGATCAAGCTCGGCAAGTTGGAACTGATCGGTGGCGACGTCTACGAAGTGGATGCTCTGTTCAATTCAGCCACAGGGCTGAAAGCCGGAGCAACTGTGGAAGTCGCCGGTGTTGAGGTGGGTCGGGTCAAGACGATCCGTCTGAAAGAGGATCGAGCGATGGTATCACTGGCGGTCCAGACTGGGACGAAACTCTATTCCGATACCATCGCTTCGATCAAGACCCGAGGAATCATCGGAGAAAAATATCTTGCGCTTTCGCCGGGTGGAGGGGGAGATCCGCTGAAGCCGGGCGACGTCATTCGTGACACGGAATCAGGCCTCGACTTGGAGGAGTTGGTGAGTCAGTACGTCCACGGGAAGGTCAACTAA
- a CDS encoding ABC transporter substrate-binding protein codes for MMVICIGAVTVPGYAGPPTDSMKATIDEVLRIVREKELQQPEKAEERRHLLEQVVSARFDYTEMSRRALGSPWNQLTDEQKQEFVDLFRQLLTNSYADRIETYSGEGVQYLHERTEKEYAEVRTKVISGKTEIPLDYRLINKADDWRVYDVVVDGVSLVNNYRGQFTKILRASSYSDLVDQLRKKSIQLRAPAP; via the coding sequence ATGATGGTCATTTGCATCGGAGCGGTGACGGTACCCGGGTACGCGGGTCCTCCAACCGACTCCATGAAGGCGACGATCGACGAAGTGCTCCGCATCGTACGGGAAAAGGAACTCCAGCAACCGGAGAAAGCCGAGGAGCGGCGACACCTGCTGGAGCAAGTGGTGTCGGCTCGATTTGACTATACAGAAATGTCTCGACGGGCTCTTGGGTCTCCCTGGAACCAGCTGACTGATGAACAGAAGCAGGAGTTTGTCGACCTCTTTCGGCAGCTGCTGACAAATTCGTACGCGGACAGGATCGAAACCTATTCCGGCGAAGGCGTGCAGTATTTACATGAACGAACGGAGAAAGAGTACGCGGAAGTCAGGACCAAAGTGATTTCGGGAAAGACGGAGATTCCGCTCGATTATCGTTTAATCAACAAAGCCGATGATTGGCGGGTCTATGATGTCGTCGTGGACGGGGTCAGTCTGGTGAATAACTATCGCGGCCAGTTTACGAAGATCCTTCGTGCTTCTTCCTATTCGGACCTCGTCGATCAGCTGCGCAAGAAATCCATTCAGCTCAGAGCGCCGGCTCCGTAA
- a CDS encoding BamA/TamA family outer membrane protein, which produces MRRSAAGISLLLWVAFCPGLLDRAHADVQYFPIPAISTSKNDGNDLGLIMPVLITGADGDLKYLVAPMLIHNSYVGLRGTINLFRYEPGGKQIKALASWSEKIEHKFLLSYVDPGFSNGRYSVEFSATNFKNATMRYFGLGPSTEKGDQTNYTASETRVNWRFGVYANEVTQIAVSQRLRVMQQIQPGAATMFPFSRDVFPEDPGMDGAAILGQRISFHYDTRNNLVTPTDGMALTAYAELNFNFHKGAEPVYSRYGLQITKMLASESKRAILVVHGELQATLGSDVPFYEQSSLGGQNNLRGFGMDRYIDKQLIAFSVEERIHILRTRLAGVVADFELTPFIDTGQVFNSFMDVSFKDYRITPGIGFRGIIRPNVVGRIDYGYSKEGGAIFAGLDFPY; this is translated from the coding sequence GTGCGTCGTTCTGCCGCCGGTATTAGCCTCCTGCTGTGGGTGGCGTTCTGCCCCGGGCTTCTCGATCGAGCTCATGCGGATGTGCAGTATTTCCCTATTCCTGCCATCAGTACCAGCAAGAACGACGGCAACGATCTTGGATTAATCATGCCGGTTCTCATCACTGGAGCGGATGGGGATCTAAAGTATTTAGTCGCTCCGATGCTGATTCATAACTCATACGTGGGCCTCCGAGGAACCATCAATCTGTTCCGTTATGAACCAGGTGGGAAACAAATCAAAGCCCTTGCGTCCTGGTCAGAGAAGATCGAACATAAATTCCTATTGAGCTATGTCGATCCGGGTTTCAGCAACGGACGATATAGTGTCGAGTTCAGTGCCACGAATTTTAAGAATGCCACTATGCGGTATTTTGGGCTAGGCCCGTCGACGGAAAAGGGAGATCAGACCAACTACACGGCATCCGAGACACGGGTCAATTGGCGATTCGGTGTGTATGCCAATGAAGTGACGCAGATCGCCGTGAGTCAGCGGCTACGAGTTATGCAGCAGATCCAGCCGGGAGCAGCTACCATGTTTCCGTTTTCCCGAGATGTTTTTCCGGAAGATCCTGGTATGGATGGGGCGGCGATCCTCGGTCAACGGATCAGCTTTCACTACGATACGCGGAATAATTTGGTGACGCCGACTGATGGAATGGCGCTCACGGCCTATGCGGAGCTCAATTTCAATTTTCATAAAGGTGCAGAGCCTGTGTATTCCAGGTACGGTCTCCAGATCACGAAGATGCTCGCGAGTGAATCCAAGCGGGCGATTTTGGTGGTTCACGGCGAATTGCAAGCCACGCTCGGCTCGGACGTTCCGTTTTATGAGCAGAGCTCGTTAGGCGGGCAGAACAATCTGCGCGGCTTTGGAATGGACCGATATATCGACAAGCAACTGATCGCGTTCAGCGTTGAGGAACGAATTCATATCTTGCGAACGCGTCTCGCGGGAGTCGTGGCGGATTTTGAGTTGACGCCGTTCATCGATACCGGACAGGTTTTCAACTCTTTCATGGATGTCAGCTTCAAGGACTATCGCATTACACCAGGTATTGGATTCCGGGGAATCATCCGCCCCAACGTAGTGGGACGGATAGATTATGGATACAGTAAAGAAGGAGGAGCGATTTTTGCGGGGCTGGATTTTCCATACTGA